A genomic stretch from Chelmon rostratus isolate fCheRos1 chromosome 14, fCheRos1.pri, whole genome shotgun sequence includes:
- the sap30l gene encoding histone deacetylase complex subunit SAP30L has translation MNGFSTEEDSHDGPPAPPFYGQSCCLIEDGERCGRSAGNASFSKRIQKSISQKKLKLDIDKSVRHLYICDFHKNFIQSVRNKRKRKTSDDGGESPDHDVEVPEVDLFQLQVNTLRRYKRHYKLQTRPGLNKAQLAETVSRHFRNIPVNEKETLTYFIYMVKSSKSRLDQKGDGGKPLD, from the exons ATGAATGGGttcagcacagaggaagacagccACGATGGACCGCCGGCTCCGCCGTTTTatggacagagctgctgtctgatcGAGGACGGAGAGCGCTGCGGCCGGTCAGCTGGAAACGCCTCCTTCAGCAAGAGGATCCAGAAAAGCATATCGCAGAAGAAACTCAAACTGGACATCGACAAGAGT GTGCGACACCTCTACATCTGCGACTTCCACAAGAACTTCATCCAGAGTGTCCgcaacaagaggaagaggaagaccaGTGACGATGGAGGAGAGTCCCCGGATCATGACGTGGAGGTTCCTGAG GTCGACCTTTTCCAGCTGCAGGTGAACACGTTGAGACGCTACAAGCGACACTACAAGCTGCAGACCAGACCCGGACTCAACAAGGCCCAGCTGGCAGAG ACGGTGAGTCGTCACTTCAGGAATATTCCAGTGAACGAGAAGGAGACGCTGACCTACTTTATTTACATGGTGAAGAGCAGCAAGAGCCGCTTGGACCAGAAAGGCGACGGCGGCAAACCGCTGGACTAA
- the LOC121617694 gene encoding heart- and neural crest derivatives-expressed protein 1-like has protein sequence MNLIGGYQHHHHHLMHEPFPFVQRCHQDAPYFQSWVVNHGEVPPDFQIQAPYPAVELGAPGATHDARLEGLQAGMGKRRTSGPKKERRRTESINTAFAELRECIPNVPADTKLSKIKTLRLATSYIAYLMDVLAKDSGETEGFKAEIKKFENRDLKRKREQTDGLQESLGAEKKVKGRTGWPQQVWALELNQ, from the exons ATGAACCTCATCGGGGGCTACcagcatcaccaccaccacctgatGCACGAACCCTTCCCGTTCGTCCAGCGGTGTCACCAGGATGCGCCGTACTTCCAGAGCTGGGTGGTGAACCACGGCGAGGTGCCACCGGACTTCCAGATCCAGGCGCCCTACCCGGCCGTGGAGCTCGGAGCGCCCGGAGCGACGCACGACGCCCGTCTGGAGGGGCTCCAAGCGGGGATGGGGAAGAGGAGAACGTCGGGGCCGAAGAAGGAGCGCAGGCGGACGGAGAGCATCAACACAGCTTTTGCCGAGCTGAGGGAGTGTATCCCCAACGTCCCGGCGGACACAAAACTATCTAAAATTAAAACTTTACGCCTGGCGACCAGTTACATCGCCTACCTGATGGACGTCTTGGCCAAAGACTCTGGGGAGACGGAGGGCTTTAAGGCCGAAATTAAGAAATTTGAAAACCGGGATCTGAAAAGGAAACGGGAACAG ACTGACGGCCTGCAGGAGTCATTAGGAGCCGAGAAGAAGGTGAAGGGCCGGACCGGGTGGCCGCAGCAGGTCTGGGCTCTGGAGCTCAACCAGTga